A genomic region of Thermococcus sp. contains the following coding sequences:
- a CDS encoding glucose-1-phosphate thymidylyltransferase, producing the protein MKALILSGGHGTRLRPLTYSQQKQLIPVANKPVLFYAIEDVINAGIHEVGIIVGPNSEQVKKTVLSREWDADIEFIYQGEPKGLAHAILVAGEFLGDDNFVMYLGDNILREGIAEHLEYFKKGNFDASILLQEVPNPRQFGVAELSKDGKTIKRLVEKPEIPPSNLALVGIYFFKPVIHEAVADIKPSWRNELEITDAIQWLIDHGYKVGWTKVTGWWKDTGKPEDILDANRLILDDIRTDIKIMTKARIHGRAVIGEDTEIDGNTVIKGPVVIGKNCRIKNSYIGPYTSIGDNVVIENTEIEDSIILEGSEIRNAGRIVESLIGRGVKIINGTSHPFGRKLVIGDNSRLIL; encoded by the coding sequence ATGAAAGCGCTTATTTTATCCGGTGGTCACGGTACTAGACTCCGCCCGTTAACCTATTCCCAGCAGAAGCAGCTCATCCCGGTTGCCAACAAGCCGGTGCTCTTCTATGCAATCGAGGACGTGATAAACGCCGGAATCCACGAGGTTGGAATCATCGTCGGTCCAAATTCGGAACAGGTTAAGAAGACCGTCCTGAGCAGGGAATGGGACGCCGACATAGAGTTCATCTATCAGGGAGAGCCCAAAGGCTTAGCGCATGCAATTCTAGTGGCTGGGGAATTCCTCGGCGATGATAACTTTGTCATGTATCTCGGTGACAACATCCTCCGCGAGGGAATAGCCGAACACTTGGAGTATTTTAAGAAGGGGAACTTTGATGCCAGTATACTCCTTCAGGAGGTTCCCAATCCAAGGCAGTTTGGCGTTGCAGAGCTGAGCAAAGACGGGAAGACCATAAAACGCCTCGTTGAGAAGCCCGAAATCCCACCGAGCAATCTGGCCCTCGTTGGAATATACTTCTTCAAGCCGGTCATCCATGAGGCCGTTGCCGACATAAAACCCTCATGGAGGAACGAGCTTGAGATAACAGACGCGATACAGTGGCTGATTGATCACGGCTACAAGGTTGGCTGGACAAAGGTTACTGGCTGGTGGAAGGACACCGGAAAACCGGAGGACATACTCGACGCCAACAGGCTGATACTGGATGATATAAGAACCGACATAAAGATCATGACCAAGGCTAGAATTCACGGCAGAGCCGTCATTGGAGAGGACACCGAGATAGACGGGAACACCGTAATAAAAGGCCCGGTGGTCATAGGAAAGAACTGCAGGATCAAAAACTCCTACATCGGACCCTACACGAGCATCGGCGACAATGTCGTCATTGAAAACACCGAGATTGAGGACTCAATAATCCTCGAGGGGAGTGAAATAAGGAACGCTGGCAGGATCGTGGAGAGCCTTATCGGACGGGGCGTGAAGATAATTAACGGAACCAGCCACCCCTTCGGCAGAAAGCTGGTCATCGGAGACAACTCAAGGCTGATACTGTGA
- the rfbB gene encoding dTDP-glucose 4,6-dehydratase — MRLLVTGGMGFIGSNFIHYILEKHPGWEVINLDKLGYGSNIANLRDIKDDSRYTFVRGDITEFKLVKGLVKKADAVVDFAAESHVDRSISSPEHFLESNVIGTYTILEAIRKENPEVRLVHVSTDEVYGDILEGSFTEKDALMPSSPYSATKAASDVLVLGWARTYNLNASITRCTNNYGPYQFPEKLIPKTIIRASMGLKIPIYGTGQNVRDWLYVEDHVRAIERVLLKGEPREIYNISAGEERTNVEVVRTILSLMGKDKTLIEFVEDRPGHDLRYSLDPWKITRDLKWRPRYSFEEGMEKTVRWYLENEWWWRPLVNEKVLHPTPWKLGW; from the coding sequence ATGAGGCTTTTGGTAACCGGTGGGATGGGGTTCATAGGGAGCAACTTCATCCACTACATCCTGGAAAAACACCCCGGCTGGGAAGTGATAAACCTCGATAAGCTCGGCTACGGCTCAAACATTGCAAATCTTAGGGATATTAAAGATGATTCAAGGTACACCTTCGTCAGGGGCGACATAACGGAATTTAAGCTCGTTAAAGGGCTGGTTAAGAAGGCGGACGCAGTTGTGGATTTTGCAGCCGAAAGCCATGTGGACAGGAGCATCTCCAGCCCTGAACACTTCCTAGAGAGTAATGTCATCGGCACTTACACGATCCTCGAAGCGATAAGGAAGGAGAACCCCGAAGTGAGGCTAGTTCACGTGAGCACGGATGAGGTTTACGGAGATATTTTGGAGGGTTCTTTTACGGAGAAAGACGCTCTGATGCCTTCATCACCCTACTCCGCAACAAAGGCCGCGAGTGACGTTCTCGTTCTTGGCTGGGCGAGGACCTACAACCTTAACGCCTCCATAACGAGGTGCACCAACAACTACGGCCCCTACCAATTCCCGGAAAAGCTCATCCCCAAGACAATAATAAGGGCCAGCATGGGGCTGAAGATACCGATCTACGGCACCGGTCAGAACGTGAGGGACTGGCTCTACGTCGAAGACCACGTGAGGGCAATTGAGCGGGTTCTCCTAAAAGGAGAGCCAAGGGAAATCTACAACATCTCTGCCGGTGAGGAGAGGACCAACGTCGAGGTCGTCAGGACTATCCTCAGTCTCATGGGCAAGGATAAGACTCTGATAGAGTTCGTCGAGGACAGGCCGGGCCATGATTTAAGGTATTCGCTCGACCCGTGGAAGATAACGAGGGACTTGAAGTGGAGGCCGAGGTACAGCTTTGAGGAGGGCATGGAGAAGACGGTCAGATGGTACCTCGAAAACGAATGGTGGTGGAGGCCCCTTGTTAACGAGAAAGTCCTGCATCCAACACCCTGGAAGCTGGGATGGTGA
- a CDS encoding PIN domain-containing protein: protein MGEDKKKLYDTNILIDLVKRGKSPREGYTTTLNLVEYPRAISLDLNVIIPSPKEYALAVKLSEKLVKAGTPVPAVDVVIAAVAISRNMTVITRDEHFSWIENIAPELQLEPG, encoded by the coding sequence ATGGGAGAGGACAAAAAGAAACTCTACGACACAAACATCCTAATCGACCTCGTTAAAAGGGGCAAGAGTCCAAGAGAGGGATACACGACGACCTTGAACCTCGTGGAGTACCCAAGGGCAATATCCTTGGACTTAAATGTTATCATACCCTCCCCAAAGGAATATGCCCTGGCCGTTAAGCTCTCAGAGAAGCTGGTAAAGGCCGGCACTCCAGTTCCAGCTGTGGATGTGGTGATAGCGGCCGTTGCAATATCAAGGAACATGACAGTCATTACAAGGGACGAACACTTCTCATGGATAGAGAATATTGCCCCGGAACTTCAGCTTGAACCTGGTTGA
- the rfbC gene encoding dTDP-4-dehydrorhamnose 3,5-epimerase, with protein MPFEFKRLEIPDVLLIRPKVFEDERGFFMETYKKSDFEKAGIKGDFIQDNHSKSRYGVLRGLHFQREPYAQAKIVRAVRGIIYDVAVDLRKNSPTFGKWVGVILSEHNKYQLYIPRGFAHGFLVLSDVAEVVYKVDNVYAPDYEAGIIWNDPDIGIEWPVDEPIVSEKDGKWPTLKGAVEKGWAF; from the coding sequence ATGCCGTTCGAGTTCAAACGCCTTGAAATCCCCGACGTCCTCCTGATCAGGCCAAAAGTCTTTGAGGACGAGAGGGGCTTCTTTATGGAGACCTACAAGAAGTCTGACTTTGAGAAAGCCGGAATAAAAGGTGACTTCATCCAGGATAATCATTCAAAGTCTAGATACGGCGTTCTAAGGGGACTGCACTTCCAGCGTGAGCCTTACGCCCAGGCCAAGATCGTTAGGGCCGTTAGGGGCATAATCTACGATGTGGCAGTTGACTTGAGGAAGAACTCGCCGACCTTCGGCAAGTGGGTCGGTGTTATCCTCTCGGAGCACAACAAATACCAGCTTTACATCCCGAGGGGCTTTGCCCACGGCTTCCTTGTGTTGAGCGACGTTGCGGAAGTGGTCTACAAGGTCGACAACGTCTACGCCCCAGACTATGAGGCGGGGATAATCTGGAACGATCCCGACATAGGGATAGAGTGGCCGGTTGATGAGCCAATAGTCTCCGAGAAGGACGGAAAGTGGCCAACACTGAAGGGGGCAGTTGAGAAGGGCTGGGCCTTCTGA
- the rfbD gene encoding dTDP-4-dehydrorhamnose reductase, with amino-acid sequence MRVVIVGANGQLGTDLVKVFGEDPYFEVVPLTHRDLDVAVPKTLNVLKELKPDVIINTAAYVKVDDAELYPEKASAVNAIGALNVARVAEEIGAINVYISTDYVFDGEKGEPYAEDDVPNPINVYGTSKYMGEILTRNYSRKHYIIRVASLYGKAGASGKGGNFVEWVIEKAKLGKELKIVNDQFMSPTYTMDVARTLKEFLKSKPEFGVYHMVNEGYCSWYEFTRAIFEILGWDVEVKPIKSSELNRLARRPRFSALENAGLHGLSLRMPGWKEGLKEYLIEPPRSPATAEVV; translated from the coding sequence ATGAGAGTTGTGATAGTAGGGGCCAACGGCCAGCTTGGAACCGATCTGGTGAAGGTCTTTGGGGAAGACCCATACTTCGAGGTCGTCCCGCTGACTCACAGAGACCTTGACGTTGCCGTTCCCAAGACCCTGAATGTGCTGAAAGAGCTGAAGCCTGACGTCATCATCAACACGGCCGCCTATGTGAAGGTTGACGATGCCGAGCTCTACCCGGAGAAAGCTTCTGCTGTCAACGCCATCGGCGCGCTGAACGTTGCGAGGGTTGCCGAGGAAATCGGTGCAATCAACGTCTACATAAGCACTGACTACGTCTTTGACGGCGAGAAGGGGGAACCATACGCTGAGGACGACGTTCCGAACCCGATAAACGTCTACGGGACGAGCAAGTACATGGGAGAGATACTCACGAGAAATTATTCTAGGAAGCACTACATCATCAGGGTTGCAAGCCTTTACGGAAAGGCGGGAGCAAGCGGAAAGGGCGGGAACTTCGTTGAGTGGGTCATTGAGAAGGCGAAGCTCGGGAAGGAACTGAAAATCGTGAACGACCAGTTCATGAGCCCTACCTACACGATGGACGTTGCGAGGACTCTGAAGGAGTTCCTGAAGTCGAAGCCGGAGTTCGGGGTCTACCACATGGTAAACGAGGGCTACTGCTCATGGTATGAGTTCACCAGAGCGATATTTGAAATCCTGGGCTGGGACGTTGAAGTGAAGCCCATAAAATCGAGCGAGCTCAACAGGCTGGCAAGGAGACCGAGGTTCTCTGCACTGGAGAACGCGGGGCTTCATGGACTCAGCCTGAGGATGCCCGGCTGGAAGGAAGGGCTAAAAGAATACCTAATAGAACCACCACGCTCTCCAGCGACCGCAGAAGTCGTATAA
- a CDS encoding sulfite exporter TauE/SafE family protein: MILFVVLGFIVGFLIGLTGMGGGSLMTPSLIFLGVDPLTAVGTDLLYATVTRVFGVFFHGKKGHVRRGIVLRLLAGSVPAVLMGGYAVRQIPKEALNSYLTPLLGAILVVTATLGILKGEVGIPLRPRWAYVYLLGFIVGLTVQFTSVGAGVIVSFALMNVARVNPREVVGITILYGLALSIMSFLSYASMRSVDYNLAGLLIAGTIPGVYLGTHVGSGMEKKMLKPVINLVILLIGILILIKTAL, from the coding sequence GTGATACTCTTCGTTGTCCTCGGCTTCATTGTGGGCTTCCTGATAGGGCTCACCGGCATGGGTGGGGGCTCCCTGATGACGCCCTCTCTTATCTTTCTCGGCGTGGATCCTTTAACCGCGGTGGGAACCGACTTGCTCTACGCAACGGTCACAAGGGTTTTTGGAGTTTTCTTCCACGGCAAGAAGGGGCACGTGCGGAGGGGCATAGTCCTTAGACTCCTCGCAGGGAGTGTTCCAGCGGTGCTCATGGGGGGCTACGCAGTTAGGCAAATTCCAAAGGAGGCCCTCAACAGCTACCTGACGCCTCTTCTGGGCGCAATCCTGGTTGTTACGGCAACATTGGGCATACTGAAGGGGGAAGTGGGGATCCCCCTAAGGCCGAGGTGGGCCTACGTTTACCTCCTCGGCTTCATCGTTGGCCTAACCGTCCAGTTCACTTCGGTTGGAGCAGGGGTTATAGTTAGCTTCGCCCTGATGAACGTCGCGAGGGTTAATCCGAGAGAGGTCGTTGGAATAACGATACTCTACGGTTTGGCTTTATCCATCATGAGCTTTCTAAGCTATGCGAGCATGAGGAGCGTGGATTACAATCTGGCCGGCCTATTGATAGCGGGAACGATTCCGGGGGTTTACCTTGGGACTCACGTGGGTTCTGGGATGGAAAAGAAAATGTTAAAACCGGTCATAAATCTGGTGATACTACTCATAGGGATTCTAATCCTGATAAAAACGGCGCTTTGA
- the cysC gene encoding adenylyl-sulfate kinase, with the protein MTGLKNLKKGFTIWLTGPSGAGKTTLAVKLAKRLREMGYRVEILDGDTIRKTLYPELGFSKEAREMHNRIVIHMAKLLSRNGVVAIVSLISPYRAVREYARKEIGDFIEVYVYAPLEVRIKRDPKGLYAKAIMGEIKGLTGYDGVYEEPENPEVKVDSSKMTPEEEVEAVIAKARELGYLH; encoded by the coding sequence ATGACCGGACTCAAGAACCTCAAGAAAGGATTCACAATCTGGCTCACCGGGCCCAGCGGGGCTGGAAAGACAACTTTAGCTGTAAAGCTAGCAAAAAGGCTGAGGGAGATGGGTTACCGCGTTGAAATACTCGACGGGGACACGATAAGGAAGACCCTCTACCCAGAGCTCGGCTTTTCCAAGGAAGCCAGGGAAATGCACAACAGGATTGTAATCCACATGGCCAAGCTCCTTAGCAGGAACGGGGTTGTGGCGATAGTCTCCCTGATTTCGCCGTATAGGGCAGTTAGAGAATACGCGAGAAAGGAGATAGGGGATTTCATTGAGGTCTACGTCTATGCCCCCCTTGAAGTCAGAATCAAGCGCGACCCCAAGGGGCTCTACGCAAAGGCAATCATGGGAGAAATAAAGGGTTTAACTGGCTACGATGGGGTCTACGAGGAACCGGAGAATCCAGAGGTCAAAGTGGACAGCTCGAAGATGACGCCGGAAGAAGAAGTCGAGGCCGTCATAGCCAAGGCAAGGGAGCTGGGCTACCTCCACTGA
- a CDS encoding alkaline phosphatase family protein, with product MFEEKVKEGMAETKKLFVIGLDSAPPELLFGKFYNELPNLRKLIERSIHGPMKTGIPAITIPMWMVMVTGKTPGELGLYGFRHRTGYSYTDYWIAHSKKVKELTLWDYLGKKGRKSVIVGVPPTYPPKPINGHLVSCFITPDASVDYTYPKELKGEIERLVGEYIFDVPFRKEAKDEVRDGLWEMTEKRFEVIRYLLQEKEWDYFHFVEIGLDRVHHAFWRYFDPEHHLYPGRGNKYETVIPDYWKLLDREIGKTLKLIDFGETAVMVVSDHGIKGMHGNFAVNQWLAEEGLLKVRDPEVLHDGKVKRFERLDVDWKETTAWGWGGYYSRVFLNVLGREKEGRVPLSKFEKVRDEVAEQIRSIRGPNGEKWDTRVYYPEDIYPVTKGSKPDIMVYFDNLNWRAAGTVGHPSNYLPENDTGPDDANHSEVGVFSLYLPGFDEGKQTQLEIYDVAPTVLTLFGLKEEANGLRGRSIL from the coding sequence ATGTTTGAGGAGAAGGTTAAGGAAGGGATGGCAGAGACTAAAAAGCTCTTCGTCATAGGCCTTGACTCCGCTCCGCCTGAACTGCTATTCGGGAAGTTCTACAACGAACTACCTAACCTCAGGAAGCTCATCGAGCGCTCGATTCATGGGCCGATGAAGACCGGGATTCCAGCTATAACGATCCCCATGTGGATGGTGATGGTTACCGGGAAGACGCCTGGTGAGCTTGGTCTTTACGGCTTCAGGCACAGGACTGGATACAGTTACACGGACTACTGGATAGCCCACAGCAAGAAGGTTAAAGAGCTGACGCTCTGGGATTACCTTGGGAAGAAGGGGAGGAAGTCGGTTATAGTTGGCGTCCCGCCGACCTACCCGCCAAAGCCTATCAACGGTCACCTTGTCAGCTGTTTCATAACACCAGATGCGAGCGTGGACTACACTTACCCGAAGGAGTTGAAGGGTGAGATTGAGAGACTCGTTGGCGAGTACATCTTCGACGTCCCCTTCAGGAAGGAGGCGAAGGATGAGGTTAGGGATGGTCTCTGGGAGATGACGGAGAAGAGGTTTGAGGTGATACGGTACCTGCTCCAGGAGAAGGAGTGGGACTACTTCCACTTCGTCGAGATAGGCCTCGACAGGGTTCACCATGCCTTCTGGAGGTACTTCGATCCAGAGCACCACCTCTACCCCGGAAGGGGGAACAAATACGAGACGGTTATTCCCGACTACTGGAAGCTCTTGGACAGGGAAATTGGGAAGACGCTCAAGCTGATTGACTTCGGTGAAACGGCCGTTATGGTAGTTTCCGACCACGGTATAAAGGGCATGCACGGGAATTTCGCGGTCAACCAGTGGCTGGCTGAGGAGGGTTTGCTGAAGGTGAGGGATCCTGAGGTTCTCCACGACGGGAAAGTCAAGCGCTTCGAGCGCCTTGATGTGGATTGGAAGGAGACAACGGCCTGGGGTTGGGGCGGCTACTACTCGCGTGTCTTCCTAAACGTCCTTGGGAGGGAGAAAGAGGGGAGAGTGCCGCTTTCGAAGTTTGAAAAGGTGAGGGATGAGGTTGCGGAGCAGATACGCTCGATTAGGGGTCCGAACGGTGAGAAGTGGGACACCCGGGTTTACTACCCTGAGGATATTTACCCGGTCACTAAGGGTAGCAAGCCGGACATCATGGTCTACTTCGACAACCTGAACTGGCGTGCGGCAGGAACCGTTGGCCATCCGAGCAATTACCTGCCTGAGAACGACACCGGTCCGGACGACGCCAATCACTCGGAGGTTGGGGTTTTCTCGCTCTACCTGCCGGGGTTTGATGAGGGGAAGCAGACACAACTCGAAATATACGATGTGGCCCCGACGGTGCTTACCCTCTTTGGCCTGAAGGAGGAAGCCAATGGGCTGAGGGGCAGGAGCATCCTCTGA
- a CDS encoding DHH family phosphoesterase has protein sequence MHLIVHHWDTDGITSAALLIKALGMEGFTNMTAPIGEFRFDGRIWRVMDGVEKLYVLDFNVPGEVEKVKVPTLFIDHHTQPKIKNPLVKQVNPSLDGSYYPSCSLVVSEHFDTFNAWTALGVAGDIGEKAFELEFVGKLLKEEGISKEEALKLVELMDSNYIAMDRGAVEEAVMVLLENEIRELPDYEPWVKKAEAIRRAIEDALSVVEERNGFAFSRFRSPYNVISKVARRFVWGMKYRGAVVINEDFHGKAQLYFRVSPEVAEGFNMVNLIEGVRQLGANAGGKREVLGCICEKGKVEEVLQLIESQMGW, from the coding sequence ATGCACCTCATAGTTCACCACTGGGACACGGACGGGATAACCTCAGCGGCGCTTCTCATAAAGGCACTGGGAATGGAAGGGTTCACCAACATGACTGCTCCAATAGGAGAGTTCAGGTTTGACGGGAGGATATGGAGGGTTATGGATGGGGTGGAAAAGCTCTACGTCCTTGACTTCAACGTGCCGGGGGAGGTTGAGAAGGTAAAGGTTCCGACCCTCTTCATAGACCACCACACCCAGCCGAAAATCAAGAACCCCCTTGTGAAGCAGGTGAATCCCTCGCTGGACGGCAGCTATTACCCCTCCTGCTCCCTCGTGGTCTCGGAGCACTTTGATACCTTCAACGCGTGGACCGCCCTCGGGGTAGCTGGGGATATCGGTGAGAAGGCCTTTGAGCTGGAGTTCGTTGGGAAGCTCCTGAAGGAGGAGGGAATTTCCAAGGAGGAGGCCCTAAAGCTCGTCGAGTTGATGGATTCCAATTATATAGCCATGGACAGGGGGGCGGTTGAGGAAGCGGTGATGGTTCTCCTTGAGAACGAAATCAGAGAACTCCCCGACTATGAGCCCTGGGTAAAAAAAGCAGAAGCGATAAGAAGAGCCATTGAGGATGCCCTTTCAGTCGTTGAAGAAAGGAACGGCTTCGCTTTCAGCCGCTTCAGGAGTCCATACAATGTAATCTCGAAGGTTGCCAGAAGGTTTGTGTGGGGAATGAAATACCGGGGGGCGGTTGTCATCAACGAGGACTTCCACGGTAAAGCCCAGCTCTACTTCAGGGTTTCACCGGAAGTAGCGGAAGGGTTCAACATGGTGAACCTCATTGAGGGGGTTAGACAGCTTGGAGCGAACGCGGGCGGAAAGAGGGAGGTTTTGGGTTGCATCTGCGAGAAAGGAAAGGTTGAAGAGGTATTGCAGCTTATAGAAAGTCAGATGGGGTGGTGA
- a CDS encoding type II toxin-antitoxin system VapC family toxin, whose product MIVVDTSVFIDALFEYDKKRTELAKNLFRLIQELKIPVAEPDIFKVELIGQLVRRMPKDEAMSLYELLVGKIETVDTCGLREISFEIAFQTGCRAIDSFYISVAHSRRSALVSNDKFQVESAKNYGVNAFYLLEEFRELEEFLKDSTKG is encoded by the coding sequence ATGATAGTGGTTGATACTTCAGTGTTCATCGACGCCCTGTTTGAATACGACAAAAAAAGAACTGAACTTGCCAAAAATCTCTTTCGACTTATCCAAGAGCTGAAAATTCCAGTAGCCGAACCGGATATTTTCAAAGTAGAACTCATCGGCCAACTAGTCAGAAGGATGCCCAAGGATGAGGCCATGAGCCTGTATGAGCTTCTCGTCGGGAAGATAGAAACAGTTGATACATGCGGACTCAGGGAGATCTCCTTCGAAATTGCCTTTCAAACTGGCTGTCGGGCAATAGACTCTTTCTACATAAGTGTGGCTCACTCCCGGAGGAGCGCCCTGGTCTCAAACGACAAATTCCAGGTCGAAAGTGCCAAAAACTACGGGGTTAATGCATTCTATCTTCTTGAGGAGTTTCGGGAACTGGAGGAATTCCTCAAAGATTCAACCAAGGGCTAA
- a CDS encoding antitoxin family protein has translation MEEIEVVYKNGVFKPVKKVRFKEGIHGKVIIEMGIADIIENFSRKVEKDALKEFLEERR, from the coding sequence ATGGAGGAGATTGAGGTCGTTTACAAGAACGGGGTCTTTAAGCCTGTGAAGAAGGTCCGATTCAAGGAGGGGATCCATGGGAAAGTCATCATTGAGATGGGAATAGCAGATATCATCGAGAACTTCAGCAGAAAAGTTGAGAAAGATGCTCTCAAAGAGTTCTTGGAGGAGCGGCGATGA